In Nocardioides sp. JS614, the sequence ACCGCCAGCTGGATCGATCACGTCGCAGCCCCCGTCGAGCGGACGCTCAGCGGGGGCTCCGACGTTCGGGGCCCGGAGCGGGGCCGCCGGTCTGGTATGCATGGCTGTCCGCCACCGAGTCGCCGCTGAGGTGCTTGTCGTATGACCAGGATCCCCCTCGAGGAAGCGCCACGCATCCCCATCAACGTGGCGATCGCCGGCGTCCAGAAGGCGGGCACGAGCTCGCTCTTCGACCTGCTGCGCAAGCACCCCGAGGTATGCGCCGGGCCCCGCAAGGAGTGGCACTTCTTCGACGACGAGAAGCGGTCGTGGGCGGACCCGGACTACAGCGACTACTGGGCGCCGGGCCGCACCGACCGGCAGCGGATCGCGATCGACGGCACGCCGGCCTACACGTTCTGGCCGCACGCGATGGAGCGGATGCACGCCTACCGTCCGGACATGCGGCTGATCGTCAGCCTCCGGGACCCGATCGAGCGGGCGTTCTCGCACTGGGCGATGTACTACGGGAAGCTGCCGGCCTTCCCGAGCTTCAGTCAGCTGGCCCAGGGCCCGCGCCGCGAGGGTCTGCTCGAGCGGATCCCGGAGGGCTGGAACCACCTCCGGATGCGGCGGTGGTCGATGATCCCCCGCGGC encodes:
- a CDS encoding sulfotransferase family protein: MTRIPLEEAPRIPINVAIAGVQKAGTSSLFDLLRKHPEVCAGPRKEWHFFDDEKRSWADPDYSDYWAPGRTDRQRIAIDGTPAYTFWPHAMERMHAYRPDMRLIVSLRDPIERAFSHWAMYYGKLPAFPSFSQLAQGPRREGLLERIPEGWNHLRMRRWSMIPRGLYGAQVARGLELFSREQWLFLDFHRFVGEHRETLDRVTSFLGLDPYPKEPRLRVIQSTRQDLVAAAPTAADVSRLVEVYADDLDLLTRLTGLDVSDWPTRRVRDGLLDPADLADRLGRKAGLLG